A portion of the Hylaeus volcanicus isolate JK05 unplaced genomic scaffold, UHH_iyHylVolc1.0_haploid 12237, whole genome shotgun sequence genome contains these proteins:
- the LOC128883954 gene encoding leucine-rich repeat and IQ domain-containing protein 4-like, which translates to MVILSLAQISSIFEGNLEKAHVLDIKDRNLDSVESLGCMKNLKRIVLDKNRLKSLEFLESNYSLSWISAQYNILGPVLSKSYFYNLTNLSVLNLASNNISNVEGIIESLPQLKVLILSNNLLTSIKGLGRLQQLETLVLSNNKLENFTSPQKPLIYLKKLSLSNNKLKHLCLNENVYNLRELRLNENSLLQMPENLYYCGRLTILDLGKNKFNLNPKECIQQLRRCQKLSNVNLLGNTSIAQTDKEWDSFKDELSKHLPMLKIFNSRNLVKLCNAVRRKKNLVINEKDKSLKKKIKQDPAASLIMEPCNKTKKTSGDQKSSEGKKERKDKNAIEAMITNIQCCKDTPKVDSVFFSKNNLIYDYLNNKSAVHSWNE; encoded by the exons ATGGTCATTTTAAGCCTTGCtcaaatttcttctattttcgaaggaaatttggaaaag GCACATGTGCTAGATATTAAGGATAGAAATTTAGATTCAGTCGAATCTCTTGGATGCATGAAAAATCTTAAGAGAATTGTCTTGGATAAAAACAGACTTAAAAGtcttgaatttttagaatCCAATTATAGTCTTTCATGGATATCCGCACAGTATAATATTTTAGGACCTGTTCTAtcaaaaagttatttttataatttaacaaaccTCTCTGTTTTAAATTTAGCATCAAACAAT ATATCTAATGTGGAAGGAATTATAGAATCGTTACctcaattaaaagttttaattctTAGTAATAATCTTTTaa CTTCTATAAAAGGACTTGGTCGTTTACAACAATTAGAAACCTTAG ttCTATCCAACAATAAGCTTGAGAACTTCACGTCTCCTCAAAAACCCTTAATCTATTTGAAGAAACTTTccttatcaaataataaacttaag CACCtatgtttaaatgaaaatgtgtatAATTTGCGGGAACTTCGACTTAATGAAAATAGTCTACTACAG ATGCCAGAAAACCTGTATTACTGTGGTCGCCTGACTATTTTAGATTTAGgaaaaaataagtttaacCTTAATCCCAAAGAATGTATTCAACAACTACGACGATGTCAGAAACTAAgcaatgtaaatttattaggAAATACTTCTATAGCCCAAACAGATAAAGAG TGGGATTCTTTTAAAGACGAACTTTCTAAACACCTACCTATgctaaaaatttttaattctcgaaatttggttaaattatgtaacgcggtgagaagaaaaaaaaatttagtgataaatgaaaaagacaaaagtttaaaaaaaaaaataaagcaagACCCTGCAGCAAGCTTGATAATGGAACCttgtaacaaaacaaaaaaaacatcagGTGATCAAAAAAGTAGTGaagggaagaaagaaagaaaagataaaaatgcaaTTGAAGCCATGATTACTAATATACAGTGCTGCAAAGACACGCCAAAAGTTGACAGTgtgtttttttcaaaaaataatcttatttatgattatttaaacaataaaagtgcAGTCCATAGTtggaatgaataa